In one window of Macadamia integrifolia cultivar HAES 741 chromosome 2, SCU_Mint_v3, whole genome shotgun sequence DNA:
- the LOC122060077 gene encoding syntaxin-112-like gives MNDLMTKSFLSYVDLKKQALKDLEAGPDIEMGQLDPTDEENLALFFEEVGTIKAEMEEITHLLLDLQGLNEETKLTHSTKVLRGLRDRMDSDMVTVLRKAKIIKARLESLDQSNKANRNLSAAYGEGSPIDRTRMSVTNGLRTKLREMMNDFQSLRDKIASDHTEGLKRRYFNATGEVPSEELIEKMKSGGQQIQIFEGKPELNLENQERQEALNQIQRSLTELHHVFLDMAVLVEKQGEQIDNIEQNLARAGDFISTGTKKLVDADKMKGKRRRWVYWLWALLLVIVLVCLIVSLIS, from the coding sequence GGCCTGACATTGAGATGGGGCAGCTCGACCCCACGGACGAAGAGAATCTGGCTCTTTTTTTTGAAGAGGTTGGTACAATCAAAGCTGAGATGGAAGAGATCACTCATCTCCTCCTTGACCTTCAAGGCCtaaatgaagagacaaaattgACTCACAGTACTAAAGTACTTCGGGGGCTCAGAGACAGGATGGATTCAGATATGGTGACAGTCCTTCGCAAGGCCAAAATCATCAAAGCTCGATTAGAATCTCTGGACCAATCCAACAAAGCCAACCGCAATCTTTCAGCGGCATATGGAGAGGGAAGTCCGATTGATCGAACAAGGATGTCCGTCACCAATGGTTTGAGAACCAAACTGAGGGAGATGATGAATGATTTTCAGTCACTGAGAGACAAGATTGCCTCAGATCACACGGAAGGTCTGAAGAGGAGGTACTTCAATGCCACTGGCGAGGTTCCCAGTGAGGAGTTGATAGAGAAGATGAAATCAGGGGGCCAGCAAATCCAGATTTTTGAAGGAAAACCAGAATTGAATCTGGAGAATCAGGAGAGACAGGAGGCTCTGAACCAGATTCAGAGAAGCTTGACGGAGCTTCATCATGTCTTCCTCGATATGGCTGTTTTGGTTGAGAAACAGGGCGAACAGATTGACAACATAGAACAGAATTTGGCCCGTGCAGGTGACTTCATCAGTACTGGGACGAAAAAACTAGTTGATGCTGACAAgatgaagggaaagagaaggagatgggTATACTGGCTTTGGGCTCTACTACTGGTCATCGTCTTAGTGTGCCTCATTGTGTCTCTCATTTCTTGA